A single region of the Mugil cephalus isolate CIBA_MC_2020 chromosome 4, CIBA_Mcephalus_1.1, whole genome shotgun sequence genome encodes:
- the si:dkey-28n18.9 gene encoding sorting nexin-6 isoform X2 gives MMEEVNEVSVLSVHGHSITVTEALKEGDALTFLIVSEKLSGTGEYPVDRTYEDFEWLQQHLFSQEAVPGIHGVIFPPLPAKAQVNASSKVLKQLGFLALGEWQPYCKALETFLRQVAAHSILSKNKAVEVFLTSSDPPGRQKVKKNIFNRLSQAVEEMRKESHKDVDEFFQTQRDHNLTLTVCSKTAAEKFLDVVLTEQKVAVACGHFSAALHLCVEPGEDPDKQAFSKTCVKLSEVFDSIKKNMMSVAENDISTLGVGLDLESRYQEAEKEMLFRRTCKLVELENARRNAEKAKPVKKAAMEEVKKATETEFKHICEVAKQEVHISSPLRVSSHLFRPAIALLGEEVGGVVSI, from the exons ATGATG GAAGAAGTGAATGAAGTGTCTGTCCTTAGTGTACATGGTCATAGCATCACAGTGACAGAGGCGCTGAAAGAGGGGGATGCTCTTACCTTTCTGATTGTGTCTGAGAAG CTGTCTGGGACGGGAGAGTACCCTGTGGACCGGACCTATGAGGACTTTGAATGGCTGCAGCAGCACCTGTTCTCCCAGGAAGCTGTTCCTGGGATACATGGAGTCATA tTTCCTCCACTTCCAGCAAAGGCTCAAGTGAATGCATCCTCAAAGGTTCTGAAACAGCTGG GTTTCCTTGCTTTGGGAGAGTGGCAGCCGTACTGTAAAGCACTGGAAACGTTCCTCCGGCAGGTTGCTGCACACAGCATACTCAGCAAAAACAAGGCAGTCGAGGTCTTCTTGACCAGCTCAGAC CCTCCAGGAAGacagaaagtaaagaaaaacattttcaacagactGAGTCAGGCCGTGGAAGAGATGAGAAAAGAGAGCCATAAG GATGTGGATGAGTTCTTTCAAACACAACGTGATCATAATCTCACCCTTACTGTCTGTAGCAAGACTGCAGCTGAG AAATTCCTGGATGTGGTGCTGACCGAGCAAA aaGTAGCCGTGGCCTGTGGCCacttctctgctgctctgcatctCTGTGTGGAACCAGGCGAGGACCCGGACAAGCAGGCCTTCTCTAA gacttgtgtgaaattATCAGAAGTCTTTGATTCTATAAAG AAAAATATGATGAGTGTTGCTGAGAATGACATTAGCACCCTTGGAGTTGGCTTGGACTTGGAGTCACGTTACCAGGAGGCAGAAAAG GAAATGCTCTTTAGGAGAACGTGTAAACTGGTGGAGTTAGAGAACGCCAGGAGGAACGCAGAGAAGGCCAAACCCGTGAAGAAGGCTGCT ATGGAAGAAGTGAAGAAAGCAACAGAGACAGAGTTTAAACACATCTGTGAAGTGGCCAAACAGGAG GTTCATATCTCATCACCACTGAGGGTTTCATCTCATCTGTTCCGACCTGCGATTGCTCTGCTgggtgaggaggtgggaggagtggTTTCCATTTGA
- the si:dkey-28n18.9 gene encoding sorting nexin-6 isoform X1: protein MMEEVNEVSVLSVHGHSITVTEALKEGDALTFLIVSEKLSGTGEYPVDRTYEDFEWLQQHLFSQEAVPGIHGVIFPPLPAKAQVNASSKVLKQLGFLALGEWQPYCKALETFLRQVAAHSILSKNKAVEVFLTSSDPPGRQKVKKNIFNRLSQAVEEMRKESHKDVDEFFQTQRDHNLTLTVCSKTAAEKFLDVVLTEQKVAVACGHFSAALHLCVEPGEDPDKQAFSKTCVKLSEVFDSIKKNMMSVAENDISTLGVGLDLESRYQEAEKEMLFRRTCKLVELENARRNAEKAKPVKKAAMEEVKKATETEFKHICEVAKQEIARFEGVRLQMLQQALVQWCEKQLLTARESADQLNQHLQAFRGMA, encoded by the exons ATGATG GAAGAAGTGAATGAAGTGTCTGTCCTTAGTGTACATGGTCATAGCATCACAGTGACAGAGGCGCTGAAAGAGGGGGATGCTCTTACCTTTCTGATTGTGTCTGAGAAG CTGTCTGGGACGGGAGAGTACCCTGTGGACCGGACCTATGAGGACTTTGAATGGCTGCAGCAGCACCTGTTCTCCCAGGAAGCTGTTCCTGGGATACATGGAGTCATA tTTCCTCCACTTCCAGCAAAGGCTCAAGTGAATGCATCCTCAAAGGTTCTGAAACAGCTGG GTTTCCTTGCTTTGGGAGAGTGGCAGCCGTACTGTAAAGCACTGGAAACGTTCCTCCGGCAGGTTGCTGCACACAGCATACTCAGCAAAAACAAGGCAGTCGAGGTCTTCTTGACCAGCTCAGAC CCTCCAGGAAGacagaaagtaaagaaaaacattttcaacagactGAGTCAGGCCGTGGAAGAGATGAGAAAAGAGAGCCATAAG GATGTGGATGAGTTCTTTCAAACACAACGTGATCATAATCTCACCCTTACTGTCTGTAGCAAGACTGCAGCTGAG AAATTCCTGGATGTGGTGCTGACCGAGCAAA aaGTAGCCGTGGCCTGTGGCCacttctctgctgctctgcatctCTGTGTGGAACCAGGCGAGGACCCGGACAAGCAGGCCTTCTCTAA gacttgtgtgaaattATCAGAAGTCTTTGATTCTATAAAG AAAAATATGATGAGTGTTGCTGAGAATGACATTAGCACCCTTGGAGTTGGCTTGGACTTGGAGTCACGTTACCAGGAGGCAGAAAAG GAAATGCTCTTTAGGAGAACGTGTAAACTGGTGGAGTTAGAGAACGCCAGGAGGAACGCAGAGAAGGCCAAACCCGTGAAGAAGGCTGCT ATGGAAGAAGTGAAGAAAGCAACAGAGACAGAGTTTAAACACATCTGTGAAGTGGCCAAACAGGAG ATCGCACGGTTCGAGGGCGTCCGTCTGCAAATGTTGCAGCAGGCTCTTGttcagtggtgtgaaaaacaaCTTCTTACAGCTAGAGAAAGTGCTGACCAGTTGAACCAGCACCTGCAGGCCTTTAGAGGGATGGCCTAG
- the LOC125006235 gene encoding dnaJ homolog subfamily B member 9-like, which produces MSAQGASSWLWASVVLLLCLCGALPAASHTNYYDTLGVETTATDNQIKKAFRKLAMKYHPDKNKSVDAEETFRDITEAYTVLSNKERRRLYDSVGHEAFLNNEASVEEPDDVHEANFHFSYSDFLHDFHDDSPFMEEPHFYWSSDQEVEYEDVQYSHYSFEGPAFSFHFGDADEIEEEYHY; this is translated from the exons ATGTCAGCGCAAGGTGCTTCCAGCTGGTTGTGGGCCAGCGTGGTGCTCCTGCTGTGCCTGTGTGGAGCACTGCCTGCAGCCTCCCACACAAACTACTACGACACTCTCGGTGTTGAGACAACAGCAACGGACAACCAGATAAAAAAGGCTTTCCGCAAGCTGGCCATGAAGTACCACCCTGATAAGAACAAGAGCGTCGATGCAGAGGAGACTTTTAGGGACATTactgaag CCTACACCGTGCTCTCCaacaaggagaggaggaggctgtatGACAGCGTGGGCCACGAAGCTTTCCTAAACAATGAGGCCTCTGTCGAAGAGCCCGACGATGTGCACGAGGCAAACTTCCACTTCAGTTACTCAGACTTCCTCCATGACTTCCACGATGACAGTCCCTTTATGGAGGAGCCACACTTCTACTGGAGCTCTGATCAGGAAGTGGAGTATGAGGACGTCCAGTACAGCCATTACAGTTTTGAGGGGCCGGCCTTCAGCTTTCATTTTGGGGATGCAGATGAAATTGAGGAAGAGTACCATTACTAG